TTGGACTCCTGTTGCGCGGCCACACCTGGTGCGATGCGGTCCAGGTGGAAACTGGATTCGAAATTCCGGCATGTCAAGACCGGTGGATTTCGACCGACCAGACACACAGAACTCGCCGAAACCTGTCCGGTCCCCGCTCCGATGGCGCACCACAGGTGACATGGGGTCACCAGATGCGGGCGGATCCGTACGTCCGCAGGGCTTTGAGGAGGTACTTTCAAGGCTCATGCCTGCCTTGATCGGACATTTGGATTACCGGGAGTGGCTCCGGAAGTTCTACGAGGAACGCAAGGCCCAAGATTCGTTCTTTTCCTACCGGTTCCTGGCGGAGAAAGTCGGCATGGATCACTCCCTGCTGATCAAGGTTCTCCAAGGAGAGCGCCACCTTTCGGACAATTCCATCGAGGGCTGGATTGCCTATCTGAAGCTCTTGCAGCGCGACGCCGACTATTTCCGAACCCTGGTTCGCTTCTGCAAGACCCGCTCCTCCCGCGAGCGTACCCAGGCTCTCGACTATCTACTCTCGTTCCAGCGAACCAACGCCACAAGTCTGGAGGCTGACCAGAGAGATTATTTCCGCGACTGGAAGCCTGTCGCCCTGCGTGGGCTGATCGGCTTGGAAGGGGGGCTCGACGCTGCTCAAGCCGGCGCCCGGCTCGATCCCCCGATCTCCCCTGAGGAAACCCAGTCCATCCTGGCCATGCTGGAGCGACTTGGCCTCCTCAAACGGGAATCGGACGGCCGATGGGCCATATCCAGCGATTTTGTGGAGGCTGGTCCGGAAATCCCCACCCAGGTGATCCGGGATCACCAAAAGCAGATGTTCCAGTTGGCTGCCGAATCCATCGATCGGCACCCACCTCAACACCGGCAGGTCTCCTCGGCCACCATCAGCTTGGCTCTGTCCGACCTACCCGAAGTGCGGGAGCGGATTCGCGCTCTTCGGGACTCCCTGCTGCGATTGGCTTCCGAAAGTCGCGAGGCCGACCAAATCTTCCAATTCCAGGTCGCTTTCTTCCCCCTGACCCAACTGGCCGCCGGCAAACGCAAGCGGAGGCTCCAAGCATGAACAAGCTTCTCGCCGCGCTCGTGTTCTGTGGTCTCCTCGGATGTGGCCTGGACAAACCTGGAGTGGCCCCCAGCTCTGGCAACGGGACCTCCACCGACAACGTCCTGACACGCAAACTCCGCATAGACTCGATCCTTTCCGACCTTCCTCCGGGTGATTCCGGACCGTATCCCATGCTGGTTCGATTTGACTCTTCGAGCCTGCCCTTCGAAGCTTCCTGGCAGGATGGGAGGGATTTTCGCGTCTTCCTGGACGACACCGTTCCGTTGGCGCATTTCGTTCGCGATTGGAATGCTTCCGCTCGCCACGCCAGCGCCTGGGTCCGACTGCCTTCCTATTTCGGACATCGCCGCATCCTCACCGTGCGAGTCGGGCGGGACAGCCTGATTTCCCGATCGAACAAAGCCGCGACCTGGGACGGAGTTTCCGAATGGATGCGAACGCTGACCTCGAGCGTGAATTTGGCGGAATTCGAGGTGGATTCCATCATCCCGATGACCCCTTGCCGATGCAACCAATGGTACGTTGGCAGATCGAAGAACAGCAGTATCGGCCCAACCACCGGCATCGAGGCCGCCGCAAAGGGACGCAATGGAAGAGCGTTCCACCTTTCCTACAACACTCCCGCCGGCGACTGGACCGTACTCGGCACCCGGCTCGGCACCGGCATCCATCGCTTGGGGGGACTCGATTCCATCGTCTTCTGGGCTCGTGGAAACGGCTCGATCAAGGTCGCCCTGGAAGATTTTCGCGACACCAGCGATTATTCCAAGGCATGGAAAACCATCGCGCTGGACACGGCATGGAAACGCTACTCCGTGCCCCCCTCGACCTTCGATGCCAATGAACCCTACTCGATCGGTTGGGAAGGCGTGAAAAACAGGATCACCACGATTTCCTTCTTCGGGCATACCGGCTCGGACTTCTGGATCGACGGAATCAGTCTGAAGGGCATCTCTCCCGCCGAGATTCCCTGAGAAGGCTACTTTCTTTCCATGAGACGTTTTCTGTTCGTTGTCGCCTTCGTCGGGTTGTTTTCGTTGACCGGGTGCGGGTTGCGCGCCGAACGAACCAATCTCCGCCATTGCACCTTCGCTCCCGTCTCGTGGAAGCCTCTTGCTTCGGTGGACGACACCTTGCGCTTCGCCGTGGGAGTGGAGATCGGAAATCCAACCGGACAACCGGCTGCGCTTGACTCCTTCCGTCTGTTAGCCTCCGCACGCAAACCTTTGGCGATCCTCTCCCATGGAGGCACCCGGAAGGTGGCTCCTGGCGGCAAGGATACCGTGGAGGTCTGCCTGGCGATCACCCAGTCCTCGATCGCCTCGACGGCCATGCAGCTTGTGTTTTCTCCACCTGACAGTCTGACCATCGATGGCAATGCCTGGACTCCGGGGCTCCTTTGGGGATGGAACCAGCACGCGGTGCGCACCCGTTTCGACCTGGCACCTCACATGGACCAACTTCGGGCCCTACTGGGGAAAGCGATCAAACCGTAGATTCGTTCCTAGTGAAACTTCTCGATCCAGCCTTTTTCCGCAGATCCCTCGCGTTTGGGCTTCTGGCAGGATCCCTGGCGTTTGCGTCAGGGGAAGGATCGGATCGTCTGCTTTGGATCCTTTCCCGCATCGACTCCCTCCCTGCCCCCGGATCAGGATCGATTTCGCATTGCGCCGAAATGGAGAAAGTGCAGAGAACCTTGTTGGCACGTCGGGACTCCATCGCCACTCTCCGGATCGCAGGTCGCGATCGACAGGCGATCTGCAAGGGACTCCCAAGCAGCCCCGACGCCCCCTGCGAACGCGCCCTCCAGAGCCTGCGCGATTCCGTCGGATCGTTGGGGTTGCGGGAATCCGCCTCTCGCGAACGCCTCCGACAAGAATCGTCGCAATGCCCCGCCGAAAGCTGGTCGCTGTGGCTGCGCTACCGGACGCTGGACTCGTCCGTGACCGCGACGCCTGGTCCGGACTCGCTCGAACACCGTTCCCAGCGGATCCAAAAATTGACAGAACTGGGATGGACGGGGAACCTCGAGGAATTGATCCACTCCCCGACGGCCAGCTCCGGTTTGGCTCCACGGGTGCTGGAGGAGTTGGCCAATCCGGCGGCCACCTGCCGATGGCGCCTCCGACACGCGTTTCTCCTCCAGCGGATCGGCAACCCGGACTCCGCCCGAAAGGTGCTCGGAAGCATCCTGTCCCCCGGTCGCTGCACCTTGGAGGCCGCGTTGGCCCATCACTGGCTCGGCACGGACTCCTCGCTGGGGGATTCCCTGCGAGCCTCGCATCTGCGCCTTTCGTTGCAGCGACCGGATCTCCGTGCCCGGAGCCTGCTGGAACTGGCGCCCCTTTTGGCCGCGGATTCCCTCTGGAGCGCAGCCTTCGACACGCTGGCGACCGCCTTGCGATCCGATCCTTCCCTACTCGAACCGCATCACACGGACAGCCTCGCGAACTGGTCGGACCGTGCGGGAATCGATCCGCTCTCCCGCTTGGCCGTCCCCCCTCCCGCTTGGCTGGATCGGCTGCTGATCACCCGATGTCGGCTGCTTTTGGCTTCCGGCCGAGGACGCCTCGCCCAGACTCTACTTGCCGATTTCCGTCTCCGCTTCCCACGGTCGTCGCTTGGAGAGGAAGCCCGCGAACTGCTCGCGCGCTGCCGACGTTGAACCTTCCGGACGACGGCCCGAGTCGGGATCGGGAATCCCATCTGGATCGGGTGCGGAGGCTGGTGGACCAGGCCGCTCGTTGGTGCCCTGATGCATCCACGTCCGCCCGAGAAGAAGCCGTGCGAAGATTCGCCTTCGAGTCCGCTCACGCTCGTGCTGTGGCGCAGGTCTGGGCTCTGGAGCCCGAACAAGGCGTCCCGCCACAGCTCGTGCGCCAACTGCTGGATGCCGCCGAAGAACTTCTCGCAGGATCCATTCCGTGGGAGTGGCCTTCGACGCAGGAGGCCATCCATCCAACCGGATTCGGCCAAGGGCCCGACAAAAACTGTGGAGAATGCGCTTGGCTGGCCTCTTCGGAATGCATCCAGGTCAAGAGCCGGGCGGGAGAGTCCCAACCATTCTCCGACTGTTCCCCGGCGTGCTCCCGATGGGAGCCAAGGGGTCGGGTGGAGGACTGTGTTTCGTGCGGCGCCTGCTGTCGCGAGGGCTACACCTTCGCTCCCGTGGAGCCTGACGAATCGGTCGGCATCCTCCACCCCGGCCTCGTTTCCACCACCTCGGACGGAATGCGTCGCCTCGGTCGGCCCGATGGCCTCTGCATCGCCATCGACCGCCCCGTGGAGGCCGGCCGGTACCCGTGCAGCATCTACGCGGACCGTCCTCGCGCCTGCGCGGATCTGGCTCCGGGAAGCCTCGCCTGCCTGGTGGCGCGAAAGCGCGTCGGCCTTTCCAGATAATCCGCACCGAAGCGGCGACAATCCTCCGAGCTTTTCCTAAACTTACTGCTCAGACATGCCACGACTCCTGCACTCCACACTGCACCCTGGTACCGCCGAGGATTGGATCGCGGGACTTCGCCTCGGATCCATCGCGGTGAACCTCTCCTCGGTCCACCCGACATTGCTGCTGCGCCTGGTGCAGACCGATCATGGAGAGCACGCCAGATTCGAGCTCGTGTTCGGGCTGTTCCGCACCATCTGGACCTGTCCTGTCTCCGTGGATCTTTCGGAAAAGCGTTTGGTGGCCAAAGGGGCGTCCGCGCATTTCGAGTCGTTCGAGCAGACCGTGTGCTGGCAGGTTTCCGATCACGGACTGTCCATCCAATCCGATCTCCAGTGGACAGGAGCACGCACAGGCCTGGAAGACCTGGTGTTGCGCTCGCGGTTTTCGTTCCCTGGCCACGGCATGGGGGTCGCATCCTCCGAAAGCCCCACTCGCCGCATGGCGATGGACGGACAGGTCGCTGCCTAATCCAAGATCCTACCCTGGTCCGCGGACCGGAGCGATCAATCGAAGCGTATCCGTGACGGTCTGATCCAGGGCGGGAAATCCTCGATGACGCACCACGAGGCGGATTTCCACCGCATCGACCTTGCCCATCGATTCGGGATCGACCTTGCCATCCAGATCCTTGTCCAAAAGCGACCAGGGGTCCATATCCGCCTCGACATCGACCATCCGAGGCGTGATCTCCCACGAGTCGACCGTATCGGAAGTCAAGAACCGTCTTCCCGATCGCGACAGTCCGGTGTCGCCCACGGTCCAATGCAGGGTGTCGCGGAGCGTGTCCCGACCCCGGACGAAGACGATCTCCTCCCTGGCGACCGACAGAACCTGGCCAAACGTCCCGTCCTGGAAGAGGGCGTCGCGCAGGATCGCCAGGTCCTGATCGCGATCGTCGCGGACCTGGGAGGCATGCGAAACCTTCGACGCATGTCCCATCCATCCGAACACCATCACCGCCACGATGCCGGCCAGGGCCATCGCCACCAGAAGCTCCACCAAGGTGACACCACGGTTCCTGCCGCAGGTCATGGTGCCTCCTTGATCCGCGGGCGCATCCACTGGAAGCAGCGCACCGTGTCCCAGGACTCCGCGTGGCGCGCCATCGCGCACACCGCGATCTCCACGGGTGGGCGTGCAGGCGAGGATCTTCGCACGGGCGACAAACCCGCCTGGGCGCGATCGACGGAATCGAACACGTCCCGCTCCAGACGCCACCCCGCTTCAGGCTCGAACGCGGTGTCGCGAAGGCTGTCCACCTCGATGCCACGCACTCGCGACCATTCCTCCCGCACGAGCCCCAATGCCTTGTCTTCGCGTCGCGCGCGAGCGGACCCTTCGAATCCGGCGTGGATCGTGTAGCCCAGCGGCACGGCAAGGATGCCCAGGATGACCAACGCCATCAGGACCTCCACCACGGTGTACCCCCGCCGATTCATCTGTCCAGGTCCCAGGAGAGAAGGCGCACGCCCTTGTTTCCGGGCAAGCCCATGGGAAAGGCGAAATCCGCGGGCAGGCGATCGCGCAGGAAGGAGCCGTTGGAACAGTTCTGGCCCGGTTGGCCGCAATCCAGCGACGACCCCACGGCGACCATCCCGTGGACCGCGCCTTCGTTGCGAAGGATCCCGCCGCTGACGGCGACGCCCTCCAGAAGCGCGTTGCGCGCGATGCGGATTTCCGCACTCCCTCCGGAGGCGAACAGGTAGGCCCTCGCGCGGGAACGATCCTGCAGGAAGATGCGAGGAAGGCTGTCCGCGCCCTTGCCCGGCCAGACGGCGACGAACGTCGGGGCGGCCAGCCCCGCGCTTCCGGAAAGCATGACACCCCCCGCAGACAGAATCTGGCCAGACATGGATCCCTGGTCGGCGATCCGCACTCCACCTTGGGAAAAGACCTGGACACCTTCCAGCTGGGCCTGATCCTGGACCACCACCTGCCCCGTGGTCCAGATGCGCCAGCCGGACAGGCGCAATTGCCCGCGGAATTCCAGCCGGCCTTCCACGAACAGATCCTTGCTGCCGGAAAGGATCCACGGTTCGCCTGTCCAGGGTCCATCGAAGAGCACGTCCCCCAAAGTGTAGACCAGGGAATCGCCGACGGGGGGAGGGCTCGCCTGCGAGAAGCGGTCCCCTCCGAGTTTCGCCTGGTCCGAGCGGAAGGCGGCCAGCATCCGCGAGGTCGCCACGACCAGATCCCTGGACAGTCCGGCAGGCTCGAAGGACAGGATGCCGAAATTGACGGGAAAAGCCGACGCTCCTGCAGGAAGAGGTGATGCCTTGGTCCGGATGCAGCCGTTCACCTTCCCGGAGACCTGCGGAGGCAAGGATCCCCAGGTGTTGATCGCGCATTTGATTGCTTCCTCTGGCGGTGATCCTCCCCAGGTGGAACGCATGGAAGCCACCACAGGCTTGCCGGATTCCGTCATTTCTCCGCGCGATTCCACCATGAGGATCTGGGTGCCGATCGGCGAAGTCCACGACATGTTCCCGCGCCGGCGGCCATGGAACGCGCAATCCTCGGCCAGGGAATCCTCGACGACGCGGACCGTTTTCTTCGTCTTGCTCGTGTCCCGTCGGGAGGTGTCGGCCACCTTCGGACTCCCCGAGGCCATCCGCTCCATGGCTTCCTGCAAGGCGCAGGCCGTGCCGGATTCCGCCAACAACCTCGCCTGCCACCGGACGCTCTGGTGGACGGAAACCGTCCGTCTCGTCCATGAACGGCTCCAGGCCAAGGCCACGACGAGGATCGCCACCGCCATGCCTCCCAGCACCAGAGGCATGGCCACACCTCGCGAAAACCGTTTGGTCACGGAATGCGCAAGACGAACTTTCCGCCTCGATCCTCCAGCTCCACGCCTCCGGGCCCGATCCCCACCACCGAAGCGCTGTCGATGGCTTGGCCGATGGTCACCACCAGGACGCGACCATCGGGATGCGACACCACCGCGGCTCGTTCGCCCACACGGCCGGTGGCCTTCCAAAGCCTGGGCGGAGGAGGCCCCGAGGGAGAGGCCGTGCGCACGGCCTTCGGAGCGTCCGACTCCGCCGAGGCCAGTCGGAACGGATCGGCGACGGGCTGCGTACGCGCGACCGTGTCCTGTTGGGAAAGGTGCGCCCACTCGCCGCGCAAGGTGTCGATGGCGAGGTTCTTGGGGAGGGCATCGCTGGCCAGCGACAGCGAGGGCAGCCGTTTCCAACGAGCGGTCAATCCTTCTCCGGACGGAAACAGGAAAAAGGCCGCGCCCACCAAGGCCAATGGCACCACGATCCGCCTCATCGCACCACCTCGGCAGGGGATGCCACCTGGAGATCGATGGCCAAGCGGCCTTGCGGCATGGGACGGATCGCCAGTCGGCGGATCCGCAAGGCCCGCGTCGATCGACGAATTTTGTCCAAGCCGGAAAGGATCTGGTTGAAATCGGATTCGGCGCCCAGATCGAGCACCGCCCAGCCCGCCTTGGCTTCGGCCCGCACGCGCTGGAGTTTCCAGCCCTGTCCGGCGAGCTCGGGAACGAGATGGGCGGCCAGGGCCGCGCCGGGATCCGATTCCCGCAAGATCCGCGCGCTGGAGTGGCGCAGACGTCCGCCCAAGAGGGCCGTGTCGCGAGCCAGGGAATCGATCTTGCTCCGGAGAGTCGATGCATCCGGAACCACGACGGCGAGGCGTCGCGACTCCAACAGGTCCTTGAAGGCCGATTCCGTCTGCCGGGGCCACACCTGGGAAATCCCGACCTGCAGAAGGATCGCTCCGACCAACCAGGGCGCACGACGGAGAGCCTCGTCGAGCCATGCCCGCATTCGCGTTTTGTCCACGCTCATGGCCAGGCTCCTTCCATTTCCAAGACGGCCATCACCGCATCCGCTTGGCGCGTCTGCGAAACCACGGCGACACGGCCCACACCCTTGCCGGAACGCAGCGCTTCCGAAAAGGGCTGCACCTGCGACCATTCCTGGAACCTCGCCTCCAAACGGGCGCGAAAGCCGCTCGATGTGGGTTCGAGAGCGATCACCTGCAATTTCACGTTCGATGGCACCTGCGCGGCGACAGCCCTCAGCACGAGGTCCGCGGATGAATTCGGCGCCAGGGCTTCCCGTCTGGCCAGGAGGGTATCGACCAGATTCCGGGAAAACGATTCCAGCCGCGCGGCGGATTCGACCTCGGTGCGCACGGACGCCAGGCGATTTTCCTGGAAGGCGCGCACCCTCCAGGCACCGACCTGGAAAAGCCCGAATCCACCGGTGACCAACAGGAAAACCACCAACACGGCGGCGAGTCGAGCCCAGGACGCGTTCCGCTCCCGTGTCTGGGCGCGATCCAAGGACGATTCCAGCCCCAATAGATCCCCGCAGGAGTGGTCGGCCGCCAACGCGCGCAAATCCTTCTGGCTGGGCATGCGCCAAGGAAGGTTCAGGACCGGCTTGTCCGAGCCCGTCGAGTCTTCGACGCCGTGGAGGCATCGCTGCACCAGCAGGCCTTGGGCTCGATAGGGTCCATGGACCCGTTCGCACCGCTCACCTTCCCAAAGTCCACCCCAGAATTCGCCGTCGATCTCGGTGACCCGAACATGCCAGCCCGGCGGCCCGGCTTGCGGTCGCAGGATCTGCAGCACCCAGGCTGCCATCGGTAGGACAAATTCCGCATCGCCCGGAAGCGTCCCCCGCGAGGGGCAGAACAGGATCCGCCACACGATCCCGGAAGGGGTTTCCCGACGCCCGAGCACGATCCAAGGCGGCGACTCGCGATCGCTGCCCACGAGCGACGCCCACTTCGCCTCCACCTCGTCGGGACCTGGCTCCTGGCCGAACGGAGTGGTCACATCGCCATTGAGGCAATGCGAGGAAGCCAGTGCCACGCGAGGAAGGCCGGCCAGCAGATCGAACGCGAAGGATCTCGACACGGAGGGGAAAGATACCTCGTCGCGAAGCCTCGGACCTCCTGCGTCTTTTCGATCAGCCTTCCGTCGGGAAGGAGTAGACCGCGTCCAGCAGAAGTTCGGCCTCGGCGGCCGGCACGGGCTTGCTGAACAGGAAACCCTGACCGTACCGACAATTCATGGCTTTCAAGCCCGCCAACTGGGCCGGTGTCTCGATGCCTTCCGCCACGGCGTACATTCCCAGGCTGCGGGCCAGCTGGACGATGGTGCGGACGATGGCCGAACGCTCGGGAGCTTCGGACATGCGGGAGACGAACGATCGGTCGATCTTCAGGTTGTCGAACGGATACTGGTGCAGGTAGGAGAGCGAGGAATATCCGGTGCCGAAATCGTCGATGGACAGCTGGACACCCAACGCGCGCAAGGCGTAGAGCTTCTCGGAAGCGATCGAG
This DNA window, taken from Fibrobacterota bacterium, encodes the following:
- a CDS encoding TIGR02147 family protein, which codes for MPALIGHLDYREWLRKFYEERKAQDSFFSYRFLAEKVGMDHSLLIKVLQGERHLSDNSIEGWIAYLKLLQRDADYFRTLVRFCKTRSSRERTQALDYLLSFQRTNATSLEADQRDYFRDWKPVALRGLIGLEGGLDAAQAGARLDPPISPEETQSILAMLERLGLLKRESDGRWAISSDFVEAGPEIPTQVIRDHQKQMFQLAAESIDRHPPQHRQVSSATISLALSDLPEVRERIRALRDSLLRLASESREADQIFQFQVAFFPLTQLAAGKRKRRLQA
- a CDS encoding DUF2341 domain-containing protein, whose amino-acid sequence is MNKLLAALVFCGLLGCGLDKPGVAPSSGNGTSTDNVLTRKLRIDSILSDLPPGDSGPYPMLVRFDSSSLPFEASWQDGRDFRVFLDDTVPLAHFVRDWNASARHASAWVRLPSYFGHRRILTVRVGRDSLISRSNKAATWDGVSEWMRTLTSSVNLAEFEVDSIIPMTPCRCNQWYVGRSKNSSIGPTTGIEAAAKGRNGRAFHLSYNTPAGDWTVLGTRLGTGIHRLGGLDSIVFWARGNGSIKVALEDFRDTSDYSKAWKTIALDTAWKRYSVPPSTFDANEPYSIGWEGVKNRITTISFFGHTGSDFWIDGISLKGISPAEIP
- a CDS encoding YkgJ family cysteine cluster protein codes for the protein MRRFAFESAHARAVAQVWALEPEQGVPPQLVRQLLDAAEELLAGSIPWEWPSTQEAIHPTGFGQGPDKNCGECAWLASSECIQVKSRAGESQPFSDCSPACSRWEPRGRVEDCVSCGACCREGYTFAPVEPDESVGILHPGLVSTTSDGMRRLGRPDGLCIAIDRPVEAGRYPCSIYADRPRACADLAPGSLACLVARKRVGLSR
- a CDS encoding prepilin-type N-terminal cleavage/methylation domain-containing protein — its product is MTCGRNRGVTLVELLVAMALAGIVAVMVFGWMGHASKVSHASQVRDDRDQDLAILRDALFQDGTFGQVLSVAREEIVFVRGRDTLRDTLHWTVGDTGLSRSGRRFLTSDTVDSWEITPRMVDVEADMDPWSLLDKDLDGKVDPESMGKVDAVEIRLVVRHRGFPALDQTVTDTLRLIAPVRGPG
- a CDS encoding prepilin-type N-terminal cleavage/methylation domain-containing protein: MNRRGYTVVEVLMALVILGILAVPLGYTIHAGFEGSARARREDKALGLVREEWSRVRGIEVDSLRDTAFEPEAGWRLERDVFDSVDRAQAGLSPVRRSSPARPPVEIAVCAMARHAESWDTVRCFQWMRPRIKEAP